One Lepisosteus oculatus isolate fLepOcu1 chromosome 27, fLepOcu1.hap2, whole genome shotgun sequence genomic window, TACCATACTGTTACTACAATAGGACAGTCCAGTTAcactaggagctacagtcccagtccagtagaccagtctgttacagtaggagctacagtcccagtccagtagaccagtctgttacactaggagctccagtcccagtccagtagaccagtacaggagaacagtcccagtccagtagcaGTGTCCTGAATCTGTTCGCTGTGTCAGCAGAGTGACGGagttgtgtctgtctgtctgtctgtctcaggCTCCGGCCTCAGCAGTGGTGCTGCCCTGGCACTGCGCTGCCTCCAGTGTCACATCATCTTCACTGACCAGCACACCTGGGACCGGCACATGAGAGCCAAGCACCCCTCTCCAGCCGGCCACGCGCCCCtgcccccccggcccccccggGGCCAGCCAAGACCCTACTGCTGCCCTGCCTGCGGGGAGAGGTTCATCCAGCAGGGCTCCCTGACACAGCACTACTCAGAGACACACTCCCGCTGACGGAGTCAATAcactactgagagagaggggttaatacagacacactgactggacactccagtacattaacactgcactgagagagaggggttaatacagacacactgactggacactccagtacattaacactgcactgagagtgTCTGGGAGAGATAATGTGCAGTGGATATTTAAGTACAGTGATTATTAACTTCTCTTAATGAACTTTCTGCCAGTGTGGCCATGGAAATTGAAACTCTAAGGTTTTTCCGAGGATTCTGGGATCTGCGGAGCTCGGCCAGCAGACGGAATTCCGGATCTGCCCATACGGATTCTGAAGGCCAATCAGCTGCTGTAAGAACAATAAACGGACTTTCAGAACCGCAGCTCCTGTGTTGGATTTTCTTTGCAGATGTGTGAATCTGATCCAGCTGCGCAGAACCAGGACCACAAGTGGGATCAGGGTCCAGGAATCATTCggaaacattaaaaagtaattaacattaattaacATTACGGACCGAGTGCTTTAAAACCAGATCAAAGATCCTGGTAATATTCTGAAGTCCAAGAAatgggcttttaaaaaaaattcttagtggaattttaatcattataccagctggtccagtggttcaggtccagtcctgttacaccaggaggacagctggtccagtggttcaggtccagtcctgttacaccaggaggacagccggtccagtggttcaggtgcAGTCTCGATAGACCGGGTAGGATACAGCCTGAAGAAATTATCAACACCAGCAGTACAACAGGCAATACACTGAATCAGAACGAGTTCATGTAGCTGAAGGCGACACGTATCACTATCCCTCTCTTGTCGTATTTACTTGTATTCGTGGTGAAACTACAGTGCGCTCATACAGAAGCAGTGCCGAAAAGCACCTGTGCCGCCCTCAGCAGACGGAGTACTCATCTCTCTCTCGGCTGCGTCAGGCGGATACCCGCTCCGACCCGTGGGGAGTGCACAGAGAAACAGGCTCGGCTCGTCCGGGCTCATTCAGCGCAGCTGCTGCTCGTCACTGGCCGTCCCCCGCGTGTAAGGGGAGCGTCTCcgtgaaggaaaacaaaagcgaGATAACTTCACACGCGCCTGCAGCGCCCCCCCACGTTGCCTGTGACGCAAATCCGCTGCGCCGGCGCCTGAGTCGGGGGGGAGGGAGCAGGAGAAGACAACAACAGCTGGCGAGGAAGACTAACAGCGAAGCGTGCGTCTCGCGTGTCGCCGCTGTCACTGCGCCGCTCCCGGTCTTCAGGTGGTTTTTGTGATGCCGTCGCGACGGGCTGAGGTGAGCGCCGCAAGCCGGAGGCGAGGCgggtgtgtctcctctcctgtcGCCCAGTAGGATTCCGGTTCATTTTATTTCTCTGGCGGATGCGGCACTGTAACGCTGCTCGTGTTTATTtatctgtttgtttgtttatgtCCCGGCGTGCGCGGGCGGCTGTCACGCCGTTGGAGCTGCGGAAATGGCGCAGAGCCGCTGCGCATAATGCGGTACTGGCTGGGATCATCATCACTGCTTCAGATTCACGTTTTTAATTTtggttatgtttttgttttgaggtcAGTGTTTTACAGCTGGTTtacaattatttcattttgtaaacCTAACCTCTCAGAAAAAGCTCTGGAGTTCATTACAAGGTTGGTGATGGCTATAATTAATTTTCAGCAGCTGCTCCGTCTTTTGATTACAGTGCTTCGAACACACACGATTCTCTTACATTATTTCACTGTAGTAAAACAATTACGAGATTTCCCATGTCGCTTTCGCATGGTTGTGGCAGTTATCCCTCGATGGGCACTCTGCTCGAACCCTGAGCCGAGCTATGCCTTGTTTCCACCCACAGGTGGTGTCATGAGTTACTATACCAACCTCTCTGTGCCTGAACcagatctcactgggctttgctgcactgcactgtgcttttaccctgatctcactgggctttactgcactgtactgagCTTTTATGCTGATCTCACTgtgatttactgcactgtactgagcttttaccctgatctcactgtgatttactgcactgtactgagcttttaccctgatctcattgggctttactgcactgaactgtgcttttaccctgatctcactgtgatTTACTGAACTGCACTGCACCTTTACCATGCTTTCAGCACCTTTTGACACCTTACTCCATTTTGTCCCATGATTTACTGTACTTTGGAAAGTATTTAAAAGCAGTTAGTCCTTCAAAAACTGAACCACTTGAATGAGACTCAAAACTGTTCTGTTTACTGACCATCGTAATGCTCTTTCCCTTGTGTCCTGTGTTTGTTAGGACTCCTGGCCTCCCTGTGCTATTCCAGAATCCTGCTCGATGGGGTGTGacttgtgtgtgtgagagagagagtgccAATGCTTCTTCTCTCCTCTTTCTGTCAGCTGTTATAAGTTAAACTGTCAGTCTTTCCGAGAGGCTGCTGGATTTGTGTTTATCTCTGAGTGACTGTGTGGGTTTATCAGTGTCTCCCTGTGACTGTATCCATTTGCTGgcctgtgtgactgtgtgtctgtgggtcTCCGTGTGACTGTGTGGGTCTCTGTGTGCCTGAGGGACTGTGGGATTGTGTGGGTCTCTGAGATCTTCGTACCCACCTGTCTGTGGGTCTGTGGGTCTGTATGTCTTGGTGACTGTGTGGGTCTCTGTCTTCGTACccagctgtctgtctgtgtgtcttggtgactgtgtgactgtgtgggTCTCTGTCTTCGTACccagctgtctgtctgtgtgtcttggtgactgtgtgactgtgtgggTCTCTGTCTTCGTACccagctgtctgtctgtgtgtcttggtGACTGTGTGGGTCTCTGTCTTCGTACccagctgtctgtctgtgtgtcttggtGACTGTGTGGGTCTCTGTCTTCGTACccagctgtctgtctgtgtgtcttggtGACTGTGTGGGTCTCTGTCTTCGTACccagctgtctgtctgtgtgtcttggtGACTGTGTGGGTCTCTGTCTTCGTACccagctgtctgtctgtgtgtcttggtgactgtgtgactgtgtgggTCTCTGTCTTCGTACCCAGCTGTCCGTCTGTGTGTCTTGGTGACTGTGTGGGTCTCTGTCTTCGTACCCAGCTGTCCGTCTGTGTGTCTTGGtgactgtgtgactgtgtgggTCTCTGTCTGAGATCTTCTTACCCACCTGTCTGTCTGGGTGGCAGTCTGTCCGTCCCGCTCATCCACATGGGCAGGTGCCCCAGTGCCCCCGTCTGCCCGTCCACCCGCCCCCCTGCACCCCCATGACCGAGTACTACGAGGAGGGGGGGCTCCTGTACGAGCGCAGCGCCCCCGTGAGGGTGAAGGTGGAATCGCCGGAGCAGCTGCTCAAGGCTGGGGCTCTCTCAGAGGACGGGTTCCCCGgagacgaggaagaggaggaggatgaCGAGGCCGGCTGCGACAGGGACGGGGGGCCGGCTGGTGAGCTCCCCTTCAACGTGGTGGTGGTGCACCCCAACACGGTAGAGCCGGGGATCCCCACAGATGACTACACCCTCCCCGAGCAAAGTAAGACCCCCGTTCGTCTTCTTTTGTTTCCCTTTAGATTGAACGTGTCCTCTTTTAATACATCATGACTCACACACCGcgatggactggactggactggactgactggactggactgactggactgggagctggactagtgactcactgggattataatcagactcactgACTCtgagagcagtctgagactctccaggctggactggactgactggactggactgggagctggactagtgactcactgggattataatcagactcactgACTCtgagagcagtctgagactctccaggctggactggactgactggactggactgggagctggactagtgactcactgggattataatcagactcactgACTCtgagagcagtctgagactctccaggctggactggactgactggactgggagctggactagTTCAGGTTCAGGTCAAACCGAGGCCAGTACCGGTCCGGTCCGCGGTTCTGGTCGGGCTGGGTGAGCCGTGCCTGGCGCTGACGCCCGCGTCCCGTTCGCAGACGGCGCGGTCGCGGGGGGCAAGCGGAAGAGCCGCTTCAGCGGGGCGGAGCTGGAGGTGCTGGTGTCGGAGGTGACGAGCCGCGAGGGCGAGCTGTTCGGGCCGGCGGGCCGGCTGCGGCGCCGAGAGCGGGAGCGCATCTGGGCCGACATCCTGGAGCGCGTCAACGCCGTCTCCCGCGTGCCCCGCACCCTCCGCGAGGTCAAGAAGCGCTGGGACGACCTGAAGAGGCGCAACGGGGGCCGGCTGGCGGACGCCCGGCACCGCCGCCGCTGCCCGCCCCAGAGGGAGGCCCTCCCTGCGGGCCGCGGTGGGCCGGCGAGCCCCAGGCTTCAGGCCCGACACAGGCCCGGTACGGCCAGGGGCAAGGCCAGCACCGGAGTCTGCACTCCCGCGGCAGGTAGGAGGAGAGactctgtccctctgtcactccagcgccccctgtgtgTGGTTTTTAGCAGAGTGACGACACTCTAGCGCCCCCTGTGTGCAGAGTTTAGTGACTCTAGCGCCCCCTGTGTGCAGAGTGTGGACACTGTAGCGCCCCCTGTGTGGAGAGTGTGGACACTCTAGCGCCCCCTGTGTGCAGACTGTGGACACTCTAGCGCCCCCTGTGTGCGGAGTGAGGAGACTGCCCAGTCCTCAGCAGTGAGGAGGTTGAATGAGCAGCTCTCGGATGAAGATCTGGACTGTACTCATGCAATAAATCCTTGATATATGATATGTTAAGAGTTTGTCTAAGGGGTTTAGTCATTACTGTACAGATTTGCTTGTGCGGTCCACAAGATCATGTGGACGAATGACTTGAGGGTTTGTCTCTCTCTCCGTCTGTccgctccccctctctccttccCTCCTTCCCTCCTCTCTTCTTGATCCTTCtgcccccatctctctctctctctctctccctcctgttTCCTGCACCACTCCTCTCGCCCTCTCTCACCTctcacctcctctctctcctgcccccctctctcaccctctctcttcctctcgccCTCTCCCCAGGGGCAGGTCTGGGGCTCCCAGCGGAGAGAGGGGACGAGGAGCGAGAGGGAGACGAGGGAGTGGAGGAGCTGAAGGGAGGAGTGGGGGGGCAGGAGGAAGACGCCGGAGAGGAAGAAGGGGAGAGCACGGAGGACAGACTGGGCCTGGGGGTGGGCGTGGGGGTGGAGTTGGGACCCTCCTCTGCAGAGCGCTGGCTGCCGCCCTCCCCCCTCTACAGTGCCCCCTTTCTCAACGGGACGCCACACCCCAGCCCCCCGCCACCCCCCATCCCGCCAGACCTTGTGGGGGCCCCTCGTGGCCCCTGGTTGGAGGAGGAGCTTCGTGGGCTGAGCGAGGCCGCAGTTCGCCTGGGGGACCAGGTGGAGCTGAGCCTGAGGGAGTGGGGGGAAGCTTTTCAGCGCGACGCGCGGACTCTCGCAGCCTCACAGGAAGCCCTGGCCGCCAGCCTGCAGCAGAACAACATCCTCCTGCAGAGGCTGCTGGGAATTCTGGAGAGACAGCAGCCGCAACCccagccccctcctgcaccgCCACCACCCCCTGATCTCCTGGATGGTACAGCCCAGCCTGATCCACTGCCAGCAGCATCCGGGAGGATCCAACGGCCACGGCGGGGGAGGCCAGGCGATCAGAAGAGACGTCGAAGACGCCATGTTTGAAAtcaaaacaggaaaaggacAACGACAAAAACTATTTtgcctttttcttttattttattaccttAAGAAGATACTTGTTGAATCTGCTGATGGAGTAAAGTCCAGTCCAGcttggagagtctcagactgctctgtcagtgtcagtgtgagtctgattataatcccagtgaatcactaatccagctcccagtccagtcagtccagtgcACTGGAGTGGTTAAGCCATTTATATCGAATGTTAAAAGACAATCACTTGGCAGCTTCAGAAGTTCACTAGAGTCGACCTTTCGTTTTCATAAAAGTGTGTTGAAGATTTTAAATTGTGTTGTTGGAGCATGCTCTCGTTTCCTCCTATAgttaaagacatgctggtgggttaattggcttctgggaaaactggccctggtgtgagtgtgtgtgtgtgtcctgtgatggattggccctggtgtgagtgtgtgtctgtgtctgtgtgtctcctgtgatggactggccctggggtgtgtgtgtgtgtctcctgtgatggactggccccggggtgagtgtgtgtgtctgtgtgtcttctgtgatggactggccctagtgtgtgtgtgtctgtgtgaggcaGAACTCCCAGCTGTCATTGATACACAGCGCCAACTCGTGTCTCATCTGACTTCATCCTCCGCCCTGTAtctacataatatatatatatctgtacAAACTTACGGTTTTGCAACCAACTGATTACTTCAAAAAGAGCATAATGCAAAAAGGACCCTAACAGAACACATTAATATGATGGGCGGCCCACAGTGGGGGGTTCGGGGTCCTGGCCTCTCCCCGGGACACGGGTCCGAAAACTTCTGGTCCTGCGGGAAgagagtgccccctactggtgcACCTGCTGCAATGACAGCCGCCACCCGGCTTCCTCTCACCCCCAGTACCGACGCGCCCTTTGAATCTTCTTTTTGAGCTCCTTAATCATGAGCTGGTAATgaggtaaaagaaaagtaaaacatgGTATTCAGGTCTCTAGTTCATCGGCTGAGCCCGACTATGAGAATATGGAGTTTGTCCACAAGAACCGGTACATTTTTACCACGCAAACCTTCCCCGCGGGTCCGAACGCACATCACCGCCCTGGGGGGAGCCTTCCAAGCAAACGGTGTGGTTTGTGTGGAAAATGCGAAATAAAAACCGGTGCAGAAGCGCGGCTCTTGACACAGCAGAGACCGCTTCTCGTCTGCAGGGTAACGTCACACGCCTGGAGGCTTGTGCGGCGAAGGGGGTGGGCAGTGCTGGCCCAACATGGCCGGTGTGTGCGTGCAGAAGCCCCGGGACGGCGCCCTGGACGGGCCGCTGCCGGGCCCGCAGGACCCCCGCGCTTCGCTGAGCCCCGCCGGATCGACCCCCGTCCCACGCAGCCGCGACGGTGAAGCCGGGGAGGGCAGCGGGGCGGCGGCCGGCAGCGGCGGGGTCCTGAAAGCCCCGGTGCCGGCGAGAGAAAACACCACCGCGGCTCTTTCAGCCCCGGCGGAGGCCTCGGCGATCCTCGGCCTCGCCTGCGCCAGCCAGCGGGGACAGGCGCGTTCCGAGCCGGCGCCGGCACTCGGGCAGATCACGGGAACAAGCGAGAATCGCAAAAACACGGGTGAGAGAAGGGGAGGAAGTTCTATGACCTTACGCCGGTCAGCAAccatacaaaaaatgttttttttttgtttttagctaTTTACGATTGTAGTTGATGAGTCTATTGTATTAACCAGGATAGTCACGTTGTCTTAAGAGCACAGAGTGAACATCGATGAACTAAAGAAGCATtcggaaatcattaaaaaaaaacatgtagttTTACTAATTATTGCTGTTAGTACTCGAACCTCCGGTGGCAGAACTTCCTTAACAAAGAAGCAGGGAACCTATTTCAAACACTATTccttcaataatgtttatgtgtCGAGCCCTGGCGTCTTCACTCCCTCTGTCTTTGTGTGGTTTGGCTGTATTGCCAATTATCTGTTAATAAACAGATAATTAATTAGGGGCGGATAGGTGCGTGCTGCTTGTGTGTGGCCGGTGCACTATCCGGCCGGTCCGCACGCCTTGAGCTCTTCCCAACTCCTGCTCTCCCTGTTCCGCGGTGGAACCCTTAATTGACGACTGGGAGACGATAGACTCGATGCCTGACTGATGAGGACAGGTATAACCTGGGGAGATGTGCTTGCCCACGGTTCATTGGGTGTGATGAAATGGGGGACGCAGTGGTCCGCACTGCTGCCTGACAGCGTGGGGGgccccggggtgctgtctgtggggagTCTGCACGGTCTCCCGGTGTCAGCGGACTTTTCCTTCGATGCTTTTCCTCCCACGCTCccgtggtggactggtgtccagtccaggggTTGTGAGCCTGTGTCccgtggtggactggtgtccagtccaggggGTGTGAACCTGTGTCCCGTGGTGGACTGgtatccagtccagggtgtaccccgctttgtgcctgttgctcaCTGGGATGGGCTCCATCTTCCTCAGACCCTGTACTGGGTAGAGTGGTCGGGAAATGGATGGGTGTCCTATATGCGCAGGCGGGCAGTGTCCCGGGACAGGAAGACACTCTGAGCAGCGCGCTTCTCCTGTGTGCGGTGACGGTGCCGAGGATGGCGGGGGCTGACCGGTGGGCCGCTGTCCGTGTCGTTCCAGGCTCTGCGGCGGAGGGTCCGGGCTGCGCGGTGTccggggggaggaggaggaggaggagtccGGAGAGCCGGGGCAGcgggaagaggaagaggagtgcCGCCACTGGCGGGGGGCAGCCGACGGCCCGCCCCCGCCGCCGGCGCGCCCCGGAGAAGCTGTACCGCTGCCCGCTGTGCCGCCAGGAGTTCCAGTACCGCGTGTCGGTGAACGCCCACATGAGGGCGCACTCCCTGGAGAGCCCCTTCCGCTGCCTGGAGTGCGGCAAGGGCCTGCCCTCCGGCCCGGCGCTGCACGCGCACCAGCGCTCCCACGCCGCGCTCAAGCCCTACGAGTGCCCCGAGTGCGGCGCCGCCTTCCGGCACCGCTCGGCGATGGCGGCCCACCGGCGCCGGCACTGGGCCCGCCGCCCCTTCCAGTGCAGCCTGTGCGGCAAGCGCTTCCGGCTCGGCGGCCACCTGCTCCGGCACCGCTTCCTGCACACGGGCCAGAGGCCCTTCCGCTGCCCCGACTGCGGGCGCACCTTCGCCTTCGCCGGCAGCGCGCGCGCCCACGGGCGGCTGCACCGGCGCCGGGCGGGCGGGGGGCCGCCGCAGACCCACggggaggaggaagaggcgggaggaggaggaggaggcggcgGCGGGAGccgggcagcagcagcagcagcagaggcgGCAGAACCGGCCGCGCGGAGGGCCTGGGCCGGCCAGCTGAGCCGGAAGCTCCCGGGCTGCCCCGAGTGCGGCAGGGCGTTCCGGCACCGCGCGGCGCTGGCGGCCCACCGGCGCCGGCACACGGGCGAGCGGCCCTTCCAGTGCAGCCTGTGCGGCAAGCGCTTCCGGCTCGGCTGCTCCCTGCACCGGCACCTCTTCCTGCACACGGGCCAGAGGCCCTTCCGCTGCCCCGACTGCGGCCGCACCTTCGCCTTCGCCCGCAGCGCGCGCGCCCACGGGCGGC contains:
- the LOC102694779 gene encoding myb-related transcription factor, partner of profilin, translating into MTEYYEEGGLLYERSAPVRVKVESPEQLLKAGALSEDGFPGDEEEEEDDEAGCDRDGGPAGELPFNVVVVHPNTVEPGIPTDDYTLPEQNGAVAGGKRKSRFSGAELEVLVSEVTSREGELFGPAGRLRRRERERIWADILERVNAVSRVPRTLREVKKRWDDLKRRNGGRLADARHRRRCPPQREALPAGRGGPASPRLQARHRPGTARGKASTGVCTPAAGAGLGLPAERGDEEREGDEGVEELKGGVGGQEEDAGEEEGESTEDRLGLGVGVGVELGPSSAERWLPPSPLYSAPFLNGTPHPSPPPPPIPPDLVGAPRGPWLEEELRGLSEAAVRLGDQVELSLREWGEAFQRDARTLAASQEALAASLQQNNILLQRLLGILERQQPQPQPPPAPPPPPDLLDGTAQPDPLPAASGRIQRPRRGRPGDQKRRRRRHV